A portion of the Nitratidesulfovibrio termitidis HI1 genome contains these proteins:
- the fliG gene encoding flagellar motor switch protein FliG yields the protein MATDQRLEQLKGPQKTAILLLALGDKFTAEVFKRMERQEIAAVSKAIVELDTVPKELVEEVLREFHHALVTGQDMIAGGAEAVKRMLMKNLDSETAKYIMDSLNLDSGPAPFRELGNVSPRLLSQILRNEHPQTLALILGHMHPEKAAELLTSLPAGVRPEVLMRLARLEAVPEDMLMEVDKVLQSQLIAMGGKEGKKVGGVPSVAEILNAVDRATEEEVLAEIEEESSQMAEDIRNLMFVFEDVKALDDRGIRELLKEISNEDLTMALRGASEDLREKFFKNMSERAATMIREDLEIMGPTRLSDVEGAQQNVVKTVRRLETEGRIIVGRGGGDVFV from the coding sequence ATGGCGACGGATCAAAGGTTGGAGCAGCTTAAGGGGCCGCAGAAGACGGCGATCCTGCTTCTCGCCCTGGGCGACAAGTTTACCGCCGAAGTCTTCAAGCGCATGGAGCGGCAGGAAATCGCCGCCGTCTCCAAGGCCATCGTGGAACTGGACACCGTGCCCAAGGAACTGGTGGAGGAAGTCCTGCGCGAATTCCACCATGCCCTGGTCACCGGTCAGGACATGATCGCCGGTGGCGCGGAAGCCGTGAAGCGCATGCTCATGAAGAACCTGGACAGCGAGACCGCCAAGTACATCATGGACTCGCTGAACCTCGACTCCGGCCCCGCGCCCTTCCGCGAACTGGGCAACGTCAGCCCGCGCCTGCTGTCCCAGATCCTGCGCAACGAACACCCGCAGACCCTGGCGCTTATCCTGGGGCACATGCACCCGGAAAAGGCCGCAGAGCTTCTGACCAGCCTGCCCGCTGGCGTGCGACCCGAAGTGCTCATGCGCCTTGCCCGCCTGGAAGCCGTGCCCGAAGACATGCTGATGGAAGTGGACAAGGTGCTGCAAAGCCAGCTCATCGCCATGGGCGGCAAGGAAGGCAAGAAGGTGGGCGGCGTGCCCTCCGTGGCCGAAATCCTCAACGCCGTGGACCGCGCCACCGAAGAGGAAGTGCTGGCCGAAATCGAGGAAGAATCCTCGCAGATGGCCGAAGACATCCGCAACCTCATGTTCGTGTTCGAGGACGTGAAGGCCCTGGACGACCGGGGCATCCGCGAACTGCTCAAGGAAATCTCCAACGAGGACCTCACCATGGCCCTGCGCGGCGCCTCCGAGGACCTGCGCGAGAAGTTCTTCAAGAACATGTCGGAACGCGCGGCCACCATGATCCGCGAAGACCTCGAAATCATGGGCCCCACGCGCCTGTCCGACGTGGAAGGCGCACAGCAGAACGTCGTGAAGACGGTGCGCAGACTGGAAACCGAGGGCCGCATCATCGTGGGCCGCGGAGGCGGAGATGTCTTCGTCTGA
- a CDS encoding FliH/SctL family protein encodes MSSSDSGKPERWGTIFMGPTPFAETTLTGMEGANPRPLWDESTEEEYMARVRAKAEARAREVLDKAADVLAQARAEAEELRAAAHEQGRNDGYAEGMTQAQHELDEFRAAMGESVSAVLSAIQGQCSSIFAAWRGDLVDLMRTAVERSVGLVVDAERAAVLETLFVKSVQALEQRRTLTVRVNPEDEPAVSDIIAATKDRFPGLEAWSVRGDAGIGPGGMVVESRDGMVDNTIETRRRIIEDVLAGLTLPEDRP; translated from the coding sequence ATGTCTTCGTCTGATTCCGGCAAGCCGGAACGGTGGGGCACCATCTTCATGGGGCCCACCCCCTTTGCCGAAACCACCCTGACCGGCATGGAGGGCGCCAACCCGCGCCCGCTGTGGGACGAGTCCACCGAAGAGGAATACATGGCGCGCGTGCGCGCCAAGGCGGAAGCCAGGGCGCGCGAGGTGCTGGACAAGGCCGCCGACGTGCTGGCCCAGGCCCGCGCCGAGGCCGAGGAACTGCGTGCCGCCGCCCACGAGCAGGGCCGTAACGACGGCTATGCCGAGGGCATGACCCAGGCCCAGCACGAACTGGACGAGTTTCGCGCGGCCATGGGGGAATCGGTGTCTGCCGTGCTTTCCGCCATCCAGGGCCAGTGCTCGTCCATTTTTGCCGCGTGGCGCGGCGATCTGGTGGACCTGATGCGCACGGCGGTGGAACGCAGCGTGGGCCTGGTGGTGGACGCGGAGCGCGCCGCCGTGCTGGAGACGCTGTTCGTGAAGTCGGTGCAGGCGCTGGAGCAGCGCCGTACCCTGACCGTGCGCGTGAACCCCGAGGACGAACCGGCCGTGTCCGACATCATCGCCGCCACCAAGGACCGCTTTCCCGGTCTGGAGGCCTGGAGCGTGCGGGGCGACGCGGGCATCGGCCCCGGCGGCATGGTGGTGGAAAGCCGCGACGGCATGGTGGACAACACCATCGAAACCCGTCGCCGGATCATCGAGGACGTGCTGGCCGGGCTGACCCTGCCCGAGGATCGCCCATGA
- a CDS encoding phosphatase PAP2 family protein gives MLHIFDTPFTWDIEWLLRVNVDWRSAALDLLMPLVSSTLLLWVVIAACAALYLVRTGKAGVRPLLALLLVVGIAAGLADATSNVFKKATDRVRPLKALPLVHYRDGGEWRQNPTDFTQRKNKGDSFVSAHAANTMAVAVALCAMLPGLGAACAARRKGGTPPAPGAASAPDTAANRPPSRFLYLAFLLPLVVGYSRLYLGKHYPSDVLGGWLVGLLAGCAAVWAWRLATGRR, from the coding sequence ATGCTGCACATCTTCGACACGCCCTTCACATGGGACATCGAGTGGCTGCTGCGCGTCAACGTGGACTGGCGCAGCGCAGCGCTGGACCTGCTGATGCCGCTCGTCTCCAGCACCCTGCTGCTGTGGGTGGTCATCGCCGCCTGCGCGGCCCTGTACCTGGTCCGTACCGGCAAGGCCGGGGTGCGGCCGCTGCTGGCCCTGCTGCTGGTGGTGGGCATTGCCGCAGGGCTGGCCGACGCCACAAGCAACGTGTTCAAGAAAGCCACGGACCGGGTCCGCCCGTTGAAGGCCCTGCCGCTGGTCCACTATCGCGACGGAGGGGAATGGCGGCAGAACCCCACGGACTTCACGCAGCGCAAGAACAAGGGCGATTCCTTCGTCTCGGCCCACGCGGCCAACACCATGGCCGTGGCCGTGGCCCTGTGCGCCATGCTGCCGGGCCTTGGCGCGGCCTGCGCCGCCCGGCGCAAAGGCGGAACGCCTCCTGCGCCGGGCGCCGCCAGCGCCCCGGACACGGCAGCCAACCGCCCCCCCTCCCGCTTCCTGTACCTGGCCTTCCTGCTGCCGCTGGTGGTGGGATATTCCCGCCTGTACCTTGGCAAGCACTACCCGTCCGACGTGCTGGGCGGCTGGCTGGTGGGACTGCTGGCAGGATGCGCGGCGGTGTGGGCGTGGCGGCTGGCCACGGGGCGGCGCTAG
- a CDS encoding FliI/YscN family ATPase codes for MSGLDPAACQRLLGEVQAMQTYGKVTKVVGLVAEGCGIKAPLGAVCHMLPEGCESGFPGAAGRQGGAPDPAICEGIAAEVVGFRDGNLLFMPYGDLRGIRPGSLIRNTSLPPVFPVGDALLGRAFDAFGAPLDSGSHVVTTGVAPLYASPPNPLARPRISDPLDVGVRVINSLLTLGKGQRVGIMAGSGVGKSTLMGMMARYTVADVNVIGLIGERGREVVEFMEKDLGPEGMARSVVIVATSDQSPLVRMRAAYAATAVAEHFRDQGKDVLLMMDSVTRFAMAAREVGLAVGEPPTTKGYTPTVFAQLPKLLERAGRSEKGTITGIYTVLVDGDDFNEPIADAVRSILDGHIVLTRDLADMGHFPAIDVLRSISRLRSDICAKNVVDAGRVITRHLATFRKAEDMINIGAYAQGSNPDIDKAIAMNGPINAFLRQDVTDAAPLADSFAQLQGLAAG; via the coding sequence CTGTCCGGGCTTGATCCCGCCGCCTGCCAGCGCCTGCTGGGCGAGGTTCAGGCCATGCAGACCTACGGCAAGGTCACCAAGGTGGTGGGCCTGGTTGCCGAAGGCTGCGGCATAAAGGCCCCGTTGGGCGCGGTGTGCCACATGCTGCCCGAAGGGTGCGAGTCCGGGTTTCCCGGCGCTGCCGGACGGCAGGGGGGCGCGCCGGACCCCGCCATATGCGAAGGTATTGCCGCAGAGGTGGTGGGCTTTCGCGACGGCAACCTGCTGTTCATGCCGTATGGCGACCTGCGCGGCATCCGCCCCGGCAGCCTCATCCGCAACACCAGCCTGCCCCCCGTCTTTCCCGTAGGCGACGCCCTGCTGGGCCGCGCCTTCGACGCCTTTGGCGCGCCGCTGGACAGCGGCAGCCACGTGGTCACCACCGGCGTGGCCCCCCTGTACGCCTCCCCCCCCAATCCGCTGGCCCGGCCCCGCATTTCCGACCCGCTTGACGTGGGCGTGCGGGTCATCAACAGCCTGCTTACCCTGGGCAAGGGGCAGCGCGTGGGCATCATGGCCGGCTCGGGCGTCGGCAAATCGACGCTCATGGGCATGATGGCCCGGTACACCGTGGCCGACGTGAACGTCATCGGCCTCATCGGCGAACGCGGCCGCGAGGTGGTGGAGTTCATGGAAAAGGACCTGGGGCCGGAAGGCATGGCCCGGTCCGTGGTCATCGTGGCCACGTCCGACCAGTCGCCCCTGGTGCGCATGCGCGCCGCCTATGCCGCCACCGCCGTGGCCGAACATTTCCGCGACCAGGGCAAGGACGTGCTGCTGATGATGGATTCGGTGACGCGTTTCGCCATGGCCGCGCGCGAGGTGGGGCTGGCCGTGGGCGAGCCGCCCACCACAAAGGGCTACACCCCCACCGTGTTCGCCCAGTTGCCCAAGCTGCTGGAGCGCGCGGGCCGCAGCGAAAAGGGCACCATCACCGGCATCTACACCGTGCTGGTGGACGGCGACGACTTCAACGAACCCATCGCCGACGCGGTGCGCTCCATTCTGGACGGGCACATCGTGCTCACCCGCGATCTGGCCGACATGGGCCATTTTCCCGCCATCGACGTGCTGCGCTCCATCAGCCGGTTGCGCAGCGACATCTGCGCCAAGAACGTGGTGGACGCGGGCCGCGTGATCACCCGGCACCTGGCCACCTTCCGCAAGGCCGAGGACATGATCAACATCGGGGCCTACGCGCAGGGCAGCAACCCGGACATCGACAAGGCCATCGCCATGAACGGCCCCATCAACGCCTTTCTGCGCCAGGACGTGACCGATGCCGCGCCGCTGGCCGATTCGTTCGCGCAGTTGCAAGGGTTGGCCGCCGGGTAG
- the rpoZ gene encoding DNA-directed RNA polymerase subunit omega — protein MARITVEDCQERVDNRFLLVQMAIKRVHQYREGYEALVDSRNKEVVTALREIAAGKVLPDEEARYVETEEDFRAE, from the coding sequence ATGGCCCGCATTACCGTTGAAGACTGCCAGGAACGCGTCGACAACCGCTTCCTTCTCGTGCAGATGGCCATCAAGCGCGTGCATCAGTACCGCGAAGGGTACGAGGCCCTGGTCGATTCGCGCAACAAGGAAGTGGTCACCGCCCTGCGCGAAATCGCCGCGGGCAAGGTGCTGCCCGATGAAGAGGCGCGTTACGTGGAGACCGAGGAAGACTTTCGGGCCGAATAG
- the flgB gene encoding flagellar basal body rod protein FlgB, translated as MKSLYEPHVNLVGKVMDMQIQRQNVVMSNIANVRTPGYKPRELEFEKQLQAALGLDAKGRMTRTEQNHLPSEFSADGFNADWEKAAKPRIIHGEDRVNLDKEMAKMAKNSLHYTALSTVIRGNLEGVKNIIQEGQK; from the coding sequence ATGAAAAGCCTTTACGAACCGCATGTGAACCTTGTCGGCAAGGTCATGGACATGCAGATCCAGCGTCAGAATGTCGTCATGAGCAACATCGCCAACGTCCGGACGCCCGGCTACAAGCCGCGCGAACTGGAGTTCGAAAAGCAGTTGCAGGCGGCGCTGGGGCTGGACGCCAAGGGGCGGATGACCCGCACCGAGCAGAACCACCTGCCCTCCGAGTTCAGCGCCGACGGTTTCAACGCCGACTGGGAAAAGGCGGCCAAGCCGCGCATCATCCACGGCGAAGACCGCGTGAACCTGGACAAGGAAATGGCCAAGATGGCCAAGAACTCCCTGCATTACACCGCCCTCTCCACCGTCATTCGCGGCAACCTTGAGGGCGTCAAGAACATCATACAGGAAGGGCAGAAGTAA
- a CDS encoding tetratricopeptide repeat protein produces the protein MSNHLDYEINKELGECYLFMGDLEKAEEYYRKAAGSNGVHPDPYLGLATIAVQRGNLEAALVLYRKASNIEATDKSLAGMGLVEMETGEHAEAFDHFVAALGMNPGNLVAMNGLLRLGYHLGRIDEVVAHLRAFLELSPDKDNVRFSLAGCLISLGRKDEARAELETILDRAPDHADAREMYALLG, from the coding sequence ATGAGCAACCATCTCGATTACGAAATCAACAAGGAACTGGGCGAGTGCTACCTTTTCATGGGTGACCTGGAAAAGGCCGAGGAGTACTACCGCAAGGCCGCCGGCAGCAACGGCGTGCATCCGGACCCGTACCTCGGGCTCGCCACCATCGCCGTGCAGCGCGGCAACCTTGAAGCCGCCCTGGTGCTGTACCGCAAGGCCTCCAACATCGAAGCCACCGACAAGTCGCTGGCGGGCATGGGCCTGGTGGAAATGGAAACCGGAGAGCACGCCGAGGCATTCGACCACTTCGTGGCCGCGCTGGGCATGAACCCCGGCAACCTGGTGGCCATGAACGGCCTGCTGCGCCTTGGCTACCACCTTGGCCGCATCGACGAAGTGGTGGCCCACCTGCGGGCCTTCCTGGAACTTTCCCCCGACAAGGACAACGTACGCTTCTCGCTGGCCGGGTGCCTGATCTCCCTTGGCCGCAAGGACGAGGCGCGGGCCGAACTCGAGACCATTCTCGACCGCGCGCCCGACCACGCCGACGCCCGCGAGATGTACGCCCTTCTCGGGTAG
- the fliE gene encoding flagellar hook-basal body complex protein FliE — translation MSIQAVGLKAYSNALGNFMKAEQATRATAAPTASGIQAKSFTNTLSESLTKVNDMQTEKANMIEAFASGETQNVHELMITLQKAGLAVNMTSAVRNKVMEAYKELSRIQF, via the coding sequence ATGAGCATTCAGGCAGTAGGGCTGAAGGCGTACTCCAACGCCCTCGGCAACTTCATGAAGGCCGAACAGGCCACCCGCGCCACCGCCGCACCCACGGCCTCGGGCATTCAGGCCAAGTCGTTCACCAACACGCTCTCCGAGTCGCTGACCAAGGTCAACGACATGCAGACCGAAAAGGCCAACATGATCGAGGCCTTCGCCTCGGGCGAAACCCAGAACGTGCACGAACTGATGATCACCCTGCAGAAGGCCGGGCTTGCCGTGAACATGACCTCCGCCGTGCGGAACAAGGTCATGGAGGCGTACAAGGAACTCAGTCGCATCCAATTCTAG
- a CDS encoding permease has translation MTVCLVAWWAVYLNLPAAARALTYGLLGLTPSTHLGEAVEFFLYDTPKVLMLLSLVVFGIGMVRSFFTPQRTRRLLAGRSEAVGNVLAALLGTVTPFCSCSAVPLFIGFVSAGIPLGVTFSFLVSAPMINEIAVVMLYGLLGWKVAVLYAGTGLAIAILSGWVIGRLGMEGHIEGWVLQVRADAEQMHEADLSWSGRIDYGVQAMRDIVGKVWPWVVLGIAVGAGIHGYVPEGFMASIMGRGAWWAVPLAVSIGIPMYSNAAGMIPVVQALLGKGAALGTVLAFMMAVIALSLPEAVMLRRVLRPRLVAVFFGVVGAGIMLVGYLFNALV, from the coding sequence ATGACCGTGTGTCTGGTGGCATGGTGGGCCGTGTACCTGAACCTGCCCGCCGCCGCGCGAGCGCTGACCTATGGCCTGCTGGGCCTGACCCCGTCCACGCACTTGGGCGAGGCGGTGGAATTCTTCCTGTACGACACGCCCAAGGTGCTCATGCTGCTTTCGCTGGTGGTGTTCGGCATCGGGATGGTGCGGTCGTTCTTCACGCCGCAGCGCACCCGCCGCCTGCTGGCCGGGCGCAGCGAGGCCGTGGGCAACGTGCTGGCCGCCCTGCTGGGCACGGTCACCCCGTTCTGCTCCTGTTCGGCGGTGCCGTTGTTCATCGGCTTTGTCTCGGCGGGTATCCCGTTGGGGGTGACCTTTTCGTTCCTGGTGTCCGCGCCCATGATCAACGAGATCGCCGTGGTCATGCTGTACGGCCTGCTGGGCTGGAAGGTGGCGGTCCTGTACGCGGGCACGGGCCTGGCCATCGCCATCCTGTCCGGCTGGGTCATCGGGCGGCTGGGCATGGAGGGCCACATCGAAGGCTGGGTGCTGCAGGTGCGGGCCGATGCCGAGCAGATGCACGAGGCGGACTTGTCCTGGTCCGGGCGCATCGACTACGGGGTGCAGGCCATGCGCGACATCGTGGGCAAGGTCTGGCCGTGGGTGGTGCTGGGCATTGCGGTGGGCGCGGGCATCCACGGGTACGTGCCGGAAGGCTTCATGGCCTCCATCATGGGCCGGGGGGCATGGTGGGCCGTGCCGCTGGCCGTGTCCATCGGCATTCCCATGTATTCCAACGCGGCGGGCATGATTCCCGTGGTGCAGGCTTTGTTGGGCAAGGGGGCCGCGCTGGGCACGGTGCTGGCCTTCATGATGGCCGTCATCGCCCTGTCCCTGCCGGAGGCGGTGATGCTGCGCCGCGTGCTGAGGCCCCGGCTGGTGGCCGTGTTCTTCGGCGTGGTGGGGGCGGGCATCATGCTGGTGGGGTATCTGTTCAACGCCCTGGTCTGA
- a CDS encoding tRNA lysidine(34) synthetase — protein sequence MPREKLSYAQKQCVTAAGKLMQQTAMIHPGARIGVAVSGGMDSWVLLQVLKLRQRIVPFRFEIMALHVNPGFDPHNHAPLLPWLRANGVASHIEVTDHGPVAHSPANLRNSPCFYCAKLRRTRLFELCKQYGLTHLAFGHNADDLVTTFFMNLVQTGRVDGMSMKEAFFGGRLMVIRPMMLVEKPVIARAVKQWNLPVWSNPCPSAFDSRRSEMTAEVKELCKGSKFAKANIFNGLIRWQLGLTPSDQ from the coding sequence ATGCCCCGCGAAAAACTGTCCTACGCCCAGAAGCAGTGCGTCACCGCCGCAGGCAAGCTGATGCAGCAGACCGCCATGATCCACCCCGGCGCGCGCATCGGCGTGGCCGTTTCCGGCGGCATGGACAGTTGGGTGCTGTTGCAGGTGCTGAAGCTGCGCCAGCGCATCGTGCCCTTCAGGTTCGAGATCATGGCGCTGCACGTGAACCCCGGCTTCGACCCGCACAACCACGCCCCGCTGCTGCCCTGGCTGCGCGCCAACGGCGTGGCCTCGCACATCGAGGTCACCGACCACGGCCCGGTGGCCCATTCGCCCGCCAACCTGCGCAATTCCCCCTGCTTCTACTGCGCCAAACTGCGCCGCACCCGGCTGTTCGAACTGTGCAAGCAGTACGGATTGACCCACCTGGCCTTCGGCCACAATGCCGACGACCTAGTGACCACCTTCTTCATGAACCTGGTGCAGACGGGCCGGGTGGACGGCATGTCCATGAAGGAAGCCTTTTTCGGCGGCAGGTTGATGGTGATCCGCCCCATGATGCTGGTGGAAAAACCGGTCATCGCCCGTGCCGTGAAGCAGTGGAACCTGCCCGTGTGGTCCAACCCCTGCCCTTCGGCCTTCGATTCGCGCCGCAGCGAGATGACCGCCGAGGTGAAGGAATTGTGCAAGGGGAGCAAATTTGCAAAGGCAAACATTTTCAACGGGTTGATCCGATGGCAGCTCGGGTTGACACCGTCGGACCAATAA
- the fliF gene encoding flagellar basal-body MS-ring/collar protein FliF — translation MAPALADVIQKAKGFWERISISQRIFIAGLAVAVVAVFFGLVFWINRPDYRVLYSNLTPEDASRVVKMLQADKVAYKLESGGSSITVPADKVYDLRLKVAGEGNLVGQGIGFEIFDQVKVGQTDFVQKINYQRALQGELSRTISEFPNVESARVHLVIPHRSLFIEEQQKPSVSVVLKLRDTSKKLEPKDVQAIVNLVVMAVEGLDKYKVSIADTTGKILYAPDEDGSINGMTTTQLDHKLRMQQTLERRIEELLYPVLGAGKIIAKVNADLDFSQRTIRKELYDPEKTVVRSEQRSEESQRGRSNLEAGSPDANFRGDSPTGGASTQEGNRETRTTNYEINKEEQNIVAQVGDISRLTVAVIVDGTYEKGADGQWTFVPRKDEDVERIRQLVANAVGYDRARGDTIEVSSISFGGPDVPQESSLAQLVMDYALRLGKPLLNALLVFLFLVLVVRPVVLAMIRPRVEGEMIEGLEGLPEGEERLALIEGDEEVDALDALKKIEDIKAHALQMAEQNMDQAVSIIRSWLKHGDGSKVGAA, via the coding sequence ATGGCTCCCGCTCTCGCAGACGTCATCCAGAAGGCCAAGGGCTTCTGGGAACGCATCTCCATCTCGCAGCGCATCTTCATTGCCGGTCTGGCCGTGGCGGTGGTGGCCGTGTTCTTCGGCCTGGTGTTCTGGATCAACCGGCCCGACTACCGGGTGCTGTACTCCAACCTGACGCCCGAGGACGCCAGCCGCGTGGTCAAGATGCTGCAGGCCGACAAGGTGGCCTACAAGCTGGAGAGCGGCGGGTCTTCCATCACCGTGCCCGCCGACAAGGTGTACGACCTGCGGCTGAAGGTGGCCGGTGAAGGCAACCTGGTGGGCCAGGGCATCGGTTTCGAGATTTTCGACCAGGTCAAGGTGGGCCAGACAGACTTCGTCCAGAAGATCAACTACCAGCGTGCCCTGCAGGGCGAACTTTCGCGCACCATCTCGGAATTTCCCAACGTCGAAAGCGCGCGGGTGCATCTGGTCATTCCGCACCGCAGCCTGTTCATCGAAGAGCAGCAGAAGCCGTCCGTCTCGGTGGTGCTGAAGCTGCGCGACACCTCCAAGAAGCTTGAGCCCAAGGACGTGCAGGCCATCGTCAACCTGGTGGTCATGGCCGTGGAAGGGCTGGACAAGTACAAGGTGTCCATCGCCGACACCACCGGCAAGATCCTGTACGCCCCCGACGAGGACGGCAGCATCAACGGCATGACCACCACCCAGCTCGACCACAAGCTGCGCATGCAGCAGACCCTTGAGCGGCGCATAGAAGAACTGCTCTACCCGGTGCTGGGCGCGGGCAAGATCATCGCCAAGGTCAACGCCGACCTCGACTTCAGCCAGCGCACCATCCGCAAGGAACTGTACGACCCGGAAAAGACCGTGGTGCGCAGCGAACAGCGCAGCGAAGAATCGCAGCGCGGCCGCTCCAACCTCGAGGCCGGGTCTCCCGACGCCAACTTCCGGGGCGATTCGCCCACGGGCGGCGCGTCCACCCAGGAAGGCAACCGCGAAACCCGCACCACCAACTACGAGATCAACAAGGAAGAGCAGAACATCGTGGCCCAGGTGGGGGATATCTCTCGCCTGACCGTTGCGGTGATCGTGGACGGCACGTATGAGAAGGGAGCGGACGGCCAGTGGACCTTCGTGCCGCGCAAGGACGAAGATGTCGAACGCATCCGCCAGTTGGTGGCCAATGCCGTGGGGTACGACCGCGCGCGCGGCGACACCATCGAGGTAAGCAGCATTTCGTTCGGCGGGCCGGACGTGCCGCAGGAATCGAGCCTGGCCCAACTGGTCATGGATTACGCCCTGCGCCTTGGCAAGCCGCTGCTCAACGCCCTGCTGGTCTTCCTGTTCCTGGTGCTGGTGGTGCGCCCGGTGGTGCTCGCCATGATCCGTCCCCGCGTGGAGGGAGAGATGATCGAAGGGTTGGAAGGTCTGCCCGAAGGTGAAGAGCGCCTTGCGCTCATCGAGGGCGACGAGGAAGTGGACGCGCTGGACGCGTTGAAGAAGATCGAAGACATCAAGGCTCACGCCCTGCAGATGGCCGAACAGAACATGGATCAGGCCGTGAGCATCATCAGGAGCTGGTTGAAGCATGGCGACGGATCAAAGGTTGGAGCAGCTTAA
- the flgC gene encoding flagellar basal body rod protein FlgC codes for MDFMTAIDIGASALNAERTNMNIISMNLANVKTTRTEQGGPYRRKTTIMAAQDIDDPFSKHMKGALDRELKGVRVMHVATDSRPLKRVYEPGHPDADQEGFVSYPDINVVEEMASLMTAQRGYEANVTTIDTVKAMYTKALEISR; via the coding sequence ATGGACTTCATGACCGCCATCGACATCGGCGCCTCCGCACTCAATGCGGAGCGCACGAACATGAACATCATTTCGATGAACCTGGCCAACGTGAAGACCACCCGCACCGAGCAGGGCGGTCCCTACCGGCGCAAGACCACCATCATGGCGGCCCAGGACATCGACGATCCTTTCTCCAAGCACATGAAAGGCGCCCTGGACCGCGAGCTGAAGGGCGTGCGCGTGATGCACGTGGCCACCGACTCGCGCCCCCTCAAGCGCGTGTACGAACCCGGCCACCCCGATGCGGACCAGGAAGGCTTCGTCTCCTACCCGGACATCAACGTGGTGGAGGAAATGGCCAGCCTGATGACCGCCCAGCGCGGCTACGAGGCCAACGTGACCACCATCGACACCGTGAAGGCCATGTACACCAAGGCCCTCGAAATCAGCCGCTAG
- a CDS encoding M23 family metallopeptidase, with translation MLLGKYHIVILKERDGAHRNLRMRGWFGFVAASLVLALAGANVWLWGFYSENMTLQRRLAEAERTVEEQNGQMLNMVGKVRTLQADLSRVQQFDSKLRLMMNMEKDAGETASMGGARSEDFSKSYLPLHRQELLARKMHSFLQQLSTDVRLEEVRQQELVRALRDNREVLAATPSIWPADGYISSTFGMRVSPFTGKGEFHKGIDVINRPGTPIYAPARGTVTLAGVDGAYGNCVVLQHGGGLSTRYAHMQRFVLKEGQTINRGDLIGYIGTSGRSTGPHLHYEVRLNGVCVNPMRYILN, from the coding sequence ATGCTGCTCGGCAAGTACCACATCGTCATCCTCAAGGAGCGCGACGGCGCCCACCGCAACCTGCGCATGCGCGGGTGGTTCGGCTTCGTCGCGGCAAGCCTTGTGCTGGCGCTGGCGGGTGCGAACGTGTGGCTATGGGGCTTCTACTCCGAAAACATGACCTTGCAGCGCCGCCTGGCCGAGGCCGAGCGCACGGTGGAGGAGCAGAACGGGCAGATGCTGAACATGGTGGGCAAGGTGCGCACCCTGCAGGCCGACCTTTCGCGCGTGCAGCAGTTCGACTCCAAGCTGCGCCTGATGATGAACATGGAAAAGGACGCTGGCGAAACCGCCTCCATGGGCGGCGCGCGTTCCGAAGATTTTTCCAAGAGCTACCTGCCCCTGCACCGCCAGGAACTGCTGGCCCGCAAGATGCACAGCTTCCTGCAGCAGCTTTCCACCGACGTGCGGCTGGAAGAGGTGCGCCAGCAGGAACTGGTGCGCGCCCTGCGCGACAACCGCGAGGTGCTGGCCGCCACCCCCTCCATCTGGCCCGCCGACGGCTACATTTCCTCCACCTTCGGCATGCGTGTCTCGCCCTTCACCGGCAAGGGCGAATTCCACAAGGGCATCGACGTCATCAACCGCCCCGGCACGCCCATCTATGCGCCCGCGCGCGGCACCGTCACCCTGGCCGGGGTGGATGGCGCCTACGGCAACTGCGTGGTGTTGCAGCACGGCGGGGGGCTTTCCACCCGCTACGCGCACATGCAGCGTTTCGTGCTGAAGGAAGGCCAGACCATCAACCGGGGCGACCTGATCGGCTATATCGGCACCTCCGGGCGCAGCACCGGCCCGCACCTGCACTACGAGGTGCGCCTGAACGGGGTATGCGTCAATCCCATGCGCTACATCCTGAACTAA